A region of the Candidatus Kryptonium sp. genome:
TTCAAATTCTCGGCTTATTCCAGTTATCAAAGATGGAACTACAAGTTCGTTTTTACCTGTGTTCCATATTATAAGTGTTGAAGTTATGTCTTTCACGACGAGCCCAAGTGAGAAGTTTGAAACTTTAAATTTTACACCTGCATCAAATCCAACGCCTATCCCAGAGTTTTTTTCAATTTTTCTATAGATGAACTTTACATTACCACCAAATGAAAATTTTTCATTTGAGCTTTTCGCAAATGATGTTATCACGATCCAATCGGATGATGAAACGAATGTGATCTTGTTGGGATCAATTCGGTCAAACTCGGGATTAAAAATCCCATCACCATTGTTGTCAAGAAGTGCCCCTTCTGTATATGGTATATCGTCAATGCCGAGACGAATGATTGACAAAGCAAATGATAAAAAGTTTGTCGGTTTTAAAGCAAGTCCGAAGTAATCGTGATTTAATATTCCAGCAAATCTTTCATCGTGCATCAAGATTAATTGAGTGTTTGATGATAATTGGGCAAGTCCTGCTGGGTTCCAA
Encoded here:
- a CDS encoding PorV/PorQ family protein, which encodes MILYLFSISIAFSNSFKFSKYAGEFMSIGVGGRALGMGGAFTSVANDVTAGYWNPAGLAQLSSNTQLILMHDERFAGILNHDYFGLALKPTNFLSFALSIIRLGIDDIPYTEGALLDNNGDGIFNPEFDRIDPNKITFVSSSDWIVITSFAKSSNEKFSFGGNVKFIYRKIEKNSGIGVGFDAGVKFKVSNFSLGLVVKDITSTLIIWNTGKNELVVPSLITGISREFEILWGRLTPSLDLITRFEGRNKTAFLGTNFVSFDINIGGEYTFKDLLSVRSGFTENGEFTLGAGVKLNRLDIDYSFARFSSELGNTHRVSLKFSIN